TGCCGCACTGTCGGTCATCGCCGGATGGACATTCCTGGGGCCTCTCACCACACCGACGCTGGCATTCGTCGGCGGGCTGATCACCACATTCATCGTCTATGTCATGTCTCGACACGAAGGACGCACCGAAGTCGTGACGTTGATTTTGATGGGCGTCGCCGTCAACGCGGTCGCCGGAGCGATCATCTCATTCATCGTTTTTCGCGCGCCCACATCCGCCCGTGAACAGATCGTGTTCTGGCAGATGGGGTCCATCGCCGGTGCGTGCTGGCAGCAAGTCACCCTCGTCGCACCCCTGTGCGTGATCGGCACGCTCATCGCATTCGCTTTGTCTCGTCAGCTCGACATTCTTTCACTGGGGGAGCGGGCGGCCCGGCATGTCGGTGTCAACGTCGAGCGTCTGCGCATGATCGCGATGACACTGGTAGCACTGCTGGTTTCGTGCGCCGTCGCATTCAACGGCATCATCGCCTTCGTCGGGCTGGTCGTGCCGCACTTCATCCGCATGCTTATCGGCCCCTCTCATGGGCTCCTGCTGCCCGCAAGCGCGCTGGGCGGCGCACTCCTGATGGTCAGCGCGGACTTTTGTGCCCGCACACTCATCGCCTACGCCGACCTGCCGATCGGCATGCTCACGTCACTGGTCGGAGGGCCCTTCTTTTTCTACCTGCTCAGGCGCTCACGTTCGCGATCAGGAGGCTGGGCATGAGAACCTGGCGATCCCTGCTTTCACGCGACTCTGACCTGCCCGATCAGCCAGATCTCCACACACCGCTCATCGACGCGCAGGACGTCACGGTGACAATCGATGAGCACACCATCCTCGATCACGTCAGTGTGCGCGTATTCCCCGGAGAGGTGGTCGCCCTCGTCGGTCCCAACGGAGCGGGAAAATCAACCCTGCTGTCTGTGCTGAGCGGAGATCGCGCTCCACAGTCAGGGACAATTCGCGTCGCGCAACGCCCCATCAGGGAATGGAACGCGGTGGAACTGGCACAGCGACGCTCAGTGCTCCTGCAACGTATCGACATCGCGTTCCCCTTTACTGTCGTGGACGTTGTGCGCATGGGGCGGGCATCGTGGGCCGGCACCTCCAAGGAAAACGAGGACGAGGCAACAGTTAGCGCGGTTCTGAGGAAAGTTGATATCGAGGCGCTGCGCGAGCGCACCTACCCTTCACTGTCAGGTGGTGAACGAGCCAGAGCAGCATTTGCCCGCATTATGGCGCAGGCCAGTCCTCTCATGCTGCTCGACGAGCCAACGGCGGCGATGGACATCCGACATCAGGAACTCGTCCTCAGGCTGGCACGCGACTATGCGCAGACGGGCTGCGGTGTTGTCATTGTGCTGCATGCATTGGATGCTGCAGCCGCATATGCGGACCGAGTGATCCTGCTGCACGACGGCACAGTGGACTGCTCAGGGCCGCCCGCTGACGTACTCACGTCTGAGCGTCTGACACGCGTGTACCAGCACCCCATCGACGTATTTGACCACCCTCACACGCACACTCCGGTGATCACGCCACGACGACACTATGCTGAATAAGGCATACCTCAGTTGTGAGGATAGGTAGTAGAAGAGATGAACAGAAAACACGTAGTTATTGCGGTGTCGTGGATGTCGGCGCTTGCGCTCGCGGGCGTGTACATCTGCAGCGGGTACGTCATCGATGCTGTCATCGAGTCAAGGCCGCTGAGCTGGGGGCTGTGGGCCGTTGCGGCTATTTGCGCTGTCGTCACCGGCGTGAGCGCGTGGGCGGCATCGCGTCTTGCGGGGCACAGCGTCGGCGCTATTGAAAAGGAATACCGTCACCGCATCGTGGATCATGTCTTCGCGCGCGGTCCGGCTGAACGCTCACGCGAGCGCACAGGCCGAATCGTCAACTCAGCAACCGACGGCGTGGAACGCGTGGCTAACTATCGCGGCACGTTTATCGGTCCGATGATTGCTTCTCTTGCGACGCCGATTCTGATCGTCGTCGTCATCGCGATTGCCATCGACTGGGTGGCGGCGCTGATTTTGGCACTGGCCATCCCGATCGTGCCGCTTGCCATCGGCGCATTTCGAGCCGCATTCAAACCCGTCTCGTCTCGTTACCGTTCGGCAGCGCGTTCGCTCGCAGCAGCTGAACTCGATGCTATTCAAGGCCTGTCAGCGCTGACACTGATGAATGCCGGCGCGGCAATGGGCCGCCACCTGGCTGACCAATCAGAGAAAGTGCGCCGCAGGGTCATGCGATACCTGGCAGCAAATCAGCTGGTCCTGTTCGTAATGGACGCCGTCTTTTCGCTGGGGATCATCACGGGAGCAGCCTTGCTGGGAACGTGGCGGGCTGGCAGCGGAGCAATCAGCGTGGGCCAAGCTATAGCGCTGGTCCTGCTGTCCACCATCATGTTAGATCCGTTGGATCGGGTCGGTCAGTTCTTCTATGTCGGCATGGGCGGAATGGCCTCACAACGCGAGATCAAGCGCCTGACCAGTGAGCCTGTGGCGGTCAGCGACGCGGCAGATGCGATCGACCCGGATGCGCACGGCGTGGCGCAGCGAGGTGCGGGTGATGCGGTGCGGCGAGGTGCGGGTGACGTGACTCGCGGTTCGGATAGCGAAGAAATTTCCGGAAGCACGGGCGGCACGAGCGGCGCCACCATCGACATCGACCGCGTAAACTTCGCCTACCAGGAAGGTGTCAACGTCCTCACGGATGCTTCACTGCACATCGGAGCCGGTCAGCATGTCGTACTGACCGGGCCATCAGGAGCAGGAAAAACCACACTCGCCACCCTCATATGCGCCAACCGTCGGCCCGACAGCGGATCGATTCGCATCAACGGACACGACCTGACCGACGTGACACTGCAGTGGATTCGACGCCACATCACCACCGTCGAGCAGGAAACCTACCTGTTTACCGGCACGCTGCGCGACAACCTGCTGATCGCAAACCCACACGCCACCGACCAGGACCTCCGCCGCGCACTCGACGCGG
The sequence above is a segment of the Schaalia radingae genome. Coding sequences within it:
- a CDS encoding FecCD family ABC transporter permease, with the translated sequence MTTARPRTLIVFTVMTALLVITVLVSAALGQLVIPFDQVLGSVTHKIGLPWFPAPTHPFGDEALWNVRFPRIAMSILVGISLAVAGALMQGIFGNPLAEPGIVGVSSGAAVGAALSVIAGWTFLGPLTTPTLAFVGGLITTFIVYVMSRHEGRTEVVTLILMGVAVNAVAGAIISFIVFRAPTSAREQIVFWQMGSIAGACWQQVTLVAPLCVIGTLIAFALSRQLDILSLGERAARHVGVNVERLRMIAMTLVALLVSCAVAFNGIIAFVGLVVPHFIRMLIGPSHGLLLPASALGGALLMVSADFCARTLIAYADLPIGMLTSLVGGPFFFYLLRRSRSRSGGWA
- a CDS encoding heme ABC transporter ATP-binding protein, which encodes MRTWRSLLSRDSDLPDQPDLHTPLIDAQDVTVTIDEHTILDHVSVRVFPGEVVALVGPNGAGKSTLLSVLSGDRAPQSGTIRVAQRPIREWNAVELAQRRSVLLQRIDIAFPFTVVDVVRMGRASWAGTSKENEDEATVSAVLRKVDIEALRERTYPSLSGGERARAAFARIMAQASPLMLLDEPTAAMDIRHQELVLRLARDYAQTGCGVVIVLHALDAAAAYADRVILLHDGTVDCSGPPADVLTSERLTRVYQHPIDVFDHPHTHTPVITPRRHYAE
- a CDS encoding ABC transporter ATP-binding protein/permease, with amino-acid sequence MNRKHVVIAVSWMSALALAGVYICSGYVIDAVIESRPLSWGLWAVAAICAVVTGVSAWAASRLAGHSVGAIEKEYRHRIVDHVFARGPAERSRERTGRIVNSATDGVERVANYRGTFIGPMIASLATPILIVVVIAIAIDWVAALILALAIPIVPLAIGAFRAAFKPVSSRYRSAARSLAAAELDAIQGLSALTLMNAGAAMGRHLADQSEKVRRRVMRYLAANQLVLFVMDAVFSLGIITGAALLGTWRAGSGAISVGQAIALVLLSTIMLDPLDRVGQFFYVGMGGMASQREIKRLTSEPVAVSDAADAIDPDAHGVAQRGAGDAVRRGAGDVTRGSDSEEISGSTGGTSGATIDIDRVNFAYQEGVNVLTDASLHIGAGQHVVLTGPSGAGKTTLATLICANRRPDSGSIRINGHDLTDVTLQWIRRHITTVEQETYLFTGTLRDNLLIANPHATDQDLRRALDAARLTQTLERLPYGLDTEVGERGLALSGGEAQRVAIARALLKDAPILILDEPTAHVDLNSEHEILQALAHLTQGRTTLTISHRRNTIDQSGRRITMCDGQLTDGKAASR